The genomic window AGTAAGCTACTTTTGTATTCCTCaaaattgaacattttattgaggaaacaaaagaacataaAATGTACTTTAATGAAACTAAAAATCCAAGAATGATATTAGTTTCCGCTTTTTCAGTGCATCGAAAGAAAAAGTACCAACTAGGATTGTGAAGAAATGCTGTGcgtatttaaaaattattgctTTCAAGTTATTGGCTGTTGCCATCGCACTCCCTGCTTGTGCTACCACGGCTGTGTCGCTGTCCCTGCAAGAGGCCATACACAAGATCAAGCGGAAGTCTGTTGGCAGCACTCTCCGGCCACCGGATTGGACAACACAATcgtctttcttcctctttgtcaTGGCTGGAGAGGAAGACGACTACATGGGAGACTTATCCCACTTTCTTCCTCCGGAGACCTCAGACTCTTCCCGAACCAAGAAGGTAAcgaatgaaaagagaaaagcgaTGCCCTCGGCTGGAACATCTGCAGCGATCCCTCTAATGACCTTCTTTTCTCTGGAAGATTGCAGAGACGAACGGAGGAACATGCTCAGAAGCCGACCCAACGGAACCTCAGTTGGCAACAGAAGCGGAAGATAAGCAGGGAGCAGCAGCAGAGGGAAGAGGACGAGAAAACCCTATCTCTCGCCCAAACGGCATTGGAACCGTCCAACATCGGCTTCCGGATGCTCCAGCAGATGGGCTACAAGCCCGGTTCGGCACTCGGCAAGCAAGGCCAGGGCCAGGTCGAACCGGTGGGGCTCGAGATCCGTCGCTCGCGCACAGGCATCGGAGCTCTGACTCCTGCCGAAGCTCGTGCAAGCCGGGAGCGCGCCAGGAAGGATAGACTGAGGGGGACGGAAGAAGGGTTAGCGTCTGAGTTCGGCAGCCGGCAGAAGAGCGCTTGGAGGGTCCGGAAGGTCACGGCGGATTACAAGAAGGCAGAGGCAGCGTTGGCGCAATTGGAGAACGCCGAAGTTGTAGCACCTCCACCGCCGGAGGATGATAGTGAGGAAGGCAAAGGCGAGGAGGTGATCACAGAGGAGGTTCGTAGAATAACTTCACGATAAGGCTAACTTCAAATTATTCTATAGACGCTTTCCCTTTCTTCTATGAGTTGTCTCCATAGAAATACGAATGTCCTAAAAGGGCGTCCATTTGTTCTGCTTCGGTTACTGCTAAGTTTGAAATTAATTGGAATGGATACTAGTGCCCCTTGGTAGTTGTTGGATTCGTGCATCTATTAATATTCACTTGCTGAGTTCTGGTAGTTTTTAAGCTCTGTTAATAGGACCAACCGATtgaattttcttatatattttgaaaCTGAGTTAAACTGGAGTCTGACAAAGTGATAAATTCAGATGTAGTTTATGCGCACATTGCCAGTTCTATAACTACATGGTCTGTTCTTGCAATGGTTGGTCTGGCAGCTGACCTGCATTCCTAGATTGTTAATTGTTGATCTATTGTGCATCACCTTCAACCGACTTAAACCATGAAACATAACTGTGCAACTCTACTTACGCCTCTGATCCCTAGTTAATTTTTCCTTGTGTGCTATTCCTATTGGTGGAGGTTTGGATGcttcccttctcttcttcccctcCTTAATGGTGCACCTGAGCAATGAATAACTAGTTGAATGATTGGTTTACTTTCCCTTCCTATTTACAGTTGCCATGTTTCAGTtctatttgaaaatttctagTTGTTGAAATTGTAGGGCAACTACTGACATTTGAGCTGTTGCCATCAAAATTTCTAAATACCCATTTGAGAATGCCTTATTTCCATTGAAAGGATTTTCATGTCTTCTAATTCCATGAGCATTTCAGAGTTTTTTCTACTACATTTTGATCAGGACTGCCAGTATCAAACTTCGAGGTGATGGTATTGATTattgaacttttctttgttAAGATCATAATTTCACAATCTTTTGGTGACTTGCCTTTTGTGGGGTGAGAATCGACCTAATTGCCATGGAAGCTTGGTATTTTGACCGATCCTTCTCTATCGGGACTCCTAACTTTGTGTTGGACGTTGTAGCTGGCAAACTcgtttccctttccctttccctgtAGGTTTGCATTGTTATATATTCTACCATTGCAAAGGCATAAACCTTATTTTGTGGACTCATAGTTTGTGGAATTTTATGTTTGAACTTGTGTTTCTTATTTGTGATCCTAATCGGCTATCTAATGTCTATAAGAAAGTAGCTTAGCTTGCTCTCGCTCTTGGCAATTTAATGTGGAAACAGCATAGCAGCATCATGGAAAATGCTGACTTCCTCTTATTAATCAACGTCTTCCTTCATCTGGTCGGAAGTTGTTGTGCACCTCGTTATTAGGTGGACAAGGTCTCTGCAAAATATATTCTCAAACTGCAGGTTCATGTCCTTGATGATAAACTCTAAATTAATGAAATGCTACTTGGAGTTGAGTAGGATGGTAAATAGGTTCGAGTGCTCATTAGAGCTAAACAATTACGATCAACTGATTCAGAACTTCAAGTGGTgctttttgtttcaaaaatttcctATATACAATCTATGTGCTAATTGTCTCGAATTCAACATTAGAACGCATTGCTGGATaatattgttttataatttCTCTTCTTCAATTGCCCTTCCAGCCCTTTTAGATCCTTAGTAGATAGTAGATAATTAATCATGTGATTAAGTAAAATACATGACCTTTACCAGTCTAATTCTTCCTTAAGAAGAAACTGATTTTGTACACAGCTTGTCTCTATGCCTATACCCCCTAACGAATCATGGATGATTTGAACTGTTTAATGCTGGTCGAGGTTGAGCTTTGGCTTTTATCTTCTTAGCTGTAGTTATTATCTTCTTCAGAGATTCTGCTTGCCCCTTTGGCTCCAGCTGGATGGATGGGGACAATCAGATGGACGATGGCTTTGCTGCAGTTGAAGATCCTGATCATCGTCTATTGTGCATGCAGGACTTGCAGGAGCTACTGTCGAAGCTGAGAGACGAGCATTTTTACTGTCTTTACTGTGGATGTCAGGTACCAACACCATCAAAGCTTGAATTGCATATTGcagatgccttttttttttttaaactttataTTGTCATTTCAGTATGAGTCCATGGAAGCACTTCTGTCAAACTGCCCAGGAGATGAAGATGACCACTGATCCTCAACGCGGCGAAGTTTGCAACCCCGTTCAAGTAATGTTCAACTGAATTTCCAAATCTCTAACTGGTTTTGTTAGAGAGGAAAAACTTGTCTCAAGCACCAGCAAATGATAGTGCAAGTGTTGTGCCGTGTAAAGCAGGAGGGACAATATTTATTGCTTTTACTGGTCCGGTAGAATATCGAATTAAAACCAATTTGGGTTTGATGTGAAGTTCATTGTGGCATT from Nymphaea colorata isolate Beijing-Zhang1983 chromosome 6, ASM883128v2, whole genome shotgun sequence includes these protein-coding regions:
- the LOC116255561 gene encoding uncharacterized protein LOC116255561 isoform X1; the protein is MAGEEDDYMGDLSHFLPPETSDSSRTKKRRTEEHAQKPTQRNLSWQQKRKISREQQQREEDEKTLSLAQTALEPSNIGFRMLQQMGYKPGSALGKQGQGQVEPVGLEIRRSRTGIGALTPAEARASRERARKDRLRGTEEGLASEFGSRQKSAWRVRKVTADYKKAEAALAQLENAEVVAPPPPEDDSEEGKGEEVITEEDLQELLSKLRDEHFYCLYCGCQYESMEALLSNCPGDEDDH
- the LOC116255561 gene encoding uncharacterized protein LOC116255561 isoform X2, giving the protein MAGEEDDYMGDLSHFLPPETSDSSRTKKVTNEKRKAMPSKPTQRNLSWQQKRKISREQQQREEDEKTLSLAQTALEPSNIGFRMLQQMGYKPGSALGKQGQGQVEPVGLEIRRSRTGIGALTPAEARASRERARKDRLRGTEEGLASEFGSRQKSAWRVRKVTADYKKAEAALAQLENAEVVAPPPPEDDSEEGKGEEVITEEDLQELLSKLRDEHFYCLYCGCQYESMEALLSNCPGDEDDH